In Ailuropoda melanoleuca isolate Jingjing chromosome 4, ASM200744v2, whole genome shotgun sequence, the following proteins share a genomic window:
- the C4H3orf22 gene encoding uncharacterized protein C3orf22 homolog, whose translation MMDSKDHKKGPQYKKNRNKAQEKFARKFPYRFSWLMEPTAEFLKPWEVTKMTTSLRDQLPLQKTLVPTRSIPVRGLGAPDFTSPSCLCPPPPPPPLSQLWEFKLLCRRFPGLGAPTAHPSRGLS comes from the exons ATGATGGACTCGAAGGACCACAAGAAGGGCCCCCAGTATAAGAAGAATAGAAACAAGGCCCAGGAAAAATTTGCCAGGAAGTTTCCGTACAG GTTCTCTTGGCTGATGGAACCCACTGCAGAGTTCCTGAAGCCCTGGGAGGTTACGAAGATGACCACCTCACTAAGGGATCAGCTGCCGCTGCAGAAGACATTGGTACCAACTAGGTCCATTCCAGTCAGAGG GCTTGGGGCCCCAGATTTTACATCACCGTCCTGCTTGTGCCCTCCGCCACCACCGCCTCCACTGAGCCAACTTTGGGAATTCAAGCTACTGTGTCGCCGCTTCCCCGGCCTAGGCgcccccactgcccacccctcCAGGGGCCTCTCCTAG